One part of the Glycine max cultivar Williams 82 chromosome 14, Glycine_max_v4.0, whole genome shotgun sequence genome encodes these proteins:
- the LOC100801752 gene encoding serine carboxypeptidase-like 42 isoform X1 translates to MDKGWLSSEGVVVMGRCWLVGVIIVVGCASFLGTVGVVEGYPAEDLVVKLPGQPKVGFKQFAGYVDVDAKHGRSLFYYFVEAEQDPHKKPLTLWLNGGPGCSSIGGGAFTELGPFYPKGDGRGLRRNSMSWNKASNLLFVESPAGVGWSYSNTTSDYNSGDASTANDMYLFMLKWYEKFPSYITRELFLTGESYAGHYIPQLTNVLLDHNARSTGSKFNIKGVAIGNPLLRLDRDAPAIYEYFWSHGMISDEIGLAIMNDCDFDDYVYASPHNVSQLCNNAIYEANLIVGDYINNYDVILDVCYTSIMEQELRLKRMATKISVSVDVCMTLERRFYFNLPEVQKALHANRTNLPYSWSMCSHVLNYRDTDGNINILPILKRIVQNHIPVWVFSGDQDSVVPLLGSRTLIRELAHELQFKITVPYGAWFHKGQVGGWVTEYGNLLTFATVRGAAHMVPYAQPSRALHLFSSFVRGRRLPNTTRPSIDE, encoded by the exons ATGGACAAAGGGTGGCTTTCAAGTGAGGGTGTTGTGGTAATGGGTAGGTGTTGGTTAGTTGGGGTCATAATTGTGGTGGGGTGTGCTAGTTTTCTGGGCACTGTTGGAGTAGTAGAAGGGTATCCAGCTGAGGATTTGGTGGTGAAATTGCCTGGCCAACCCAAGGTTGGGTTTAAGCAATTTGCTGGATATGTTGATGTAGATGCCAAGCATGGAAGGAGCCTCTTCTACTATTTTGTGGAGGCTGAGCAAGACCCTCACAAGAAGCCCCTCACACTTTGGCTCAATGGAG GTCCTGGATGTTCCTCCATTGGAGGAGGTGCTTTTACTGAATTGGGACCCTTTTATCCTAAAGGTGATGGACGTGGTCTCCGAAGAAATTCGATGTCTTGGAATAAAG CATCCAACCTTCTTTTTGTGGAGTCTCCAGCTGGAGTTGGTTGGTCATACTCAAATACAACTTCAGATTATAATTCTGGAGATGCCTCCACTG CCAATGATATGTATTTGTTCATGCTGAAATGGTACGAGAAGTTTCCATCTTACATAACAAGGGAGCTGTTCCTTACTGGAGAAAGCTATGCAG GACACTATATACCTCAATTAACTAATGTTTTATTGGACCATAATGCTCGTTCAACTGGTTCCAAATTCAATATTAAAGGAGTTGCT attGGAAACCCACTTTTGAGACTTGACCGGGATGCAcctgcaatttatgaatacttCTGGTCACATGGAATGATTTCTGATGAAATTGGCCTTGCCATTATGAATGATTGTGATTTTGATGATTATGTCTATGCAAGTCCTCACAATGTTTCtcaattgtgcaacaatgccaTATATGAAGCAAATCTCATTGTTGGTGATTATATAAACAACTATGAtgtaattctagatgtttgttATACATCCATTATGGAACAAGAACTCAGATTGAAAAGGATG GCAACTAAAATAAGTGTTAGTGTAGATGTGTGTATGACTCTAGAAAGACGTTTTTACTTCAATCTCCCTGAGGTCCAAAAGGCTCTTCATGCAAACCGTACAAATCTTCCTTATAGCTGGTCCATGTGTAGTCA TGTTCTAAACTACAGAGACACCGATGGTAACATCAACATCCTTCCAATTCTCAAAAGAATAGTCCAAAACCATATCCCAGTATGGGTTTTCAG CGGAGACCAAGATTCTGTTGTGCCACTATTGGGATCTCGAACACTCATTCGTGAACTAGCTCATGAATTGCAATTCAAGATTACAGTCCCATATGGGGCTTGGTTCCACAAAGGACAG GTTGGAGGTTGGGTAACTGAGTATGGAAATTTGTTGACCTTTGCCACTGTAAGAGGAGCTGCTCACATGGTACCTTATGCACAACCTTCAAGAGCACTTCATCTATTCAGTTCTTTTGTGCGTGGCAGGAGGTTGCCCAACACAACACGTCCTTCAATTGATGAATAA
- the LOC100801752 gene encoding serine carboxypeptidase-like 42 isoform X2: protein MDKGWLSSEGVVVMGRCWLVGVIIVVGCASFLGTVGVVEGYPAEDLVVKLPGQPKVGFKQFAGYVDVDAKHGRSLFYYFVEAEQDPHKKPLTLWLNGGPGCSSIGGGAFTELGPFYPKGDGRGLRRNSMSWNKASNLLFVESPAGVGWSYSNTTSDYNSGDASTGHYIPQLTNVLLDHNARSTGSKFNIKGVAIGNPLLRLDRDAPAIYEYFWSHGMISDEIGLAIMNDCDFDDYVYASPHNVSQLCNNAIYEANLIVGDYINNYDVILDVCYTSIMEQELRLKRMATKISVSVDVCMTLERRFYFNLPEVQKALHANRTNLPYSWSMCSHVLNYRDTDGNINILPILKRIVQNHIPVWVFSGDQDSVVPLLGSRTLIRELAHELQFKITVPYGAWFHKGQVGGWVTEYGNLLTFATVRGAAHMVPYAQPSRALHLFSSFVRGRRLPNTTRPSIDE from the exons ATGGACAAAGGGTGGCTTTCAAGTGAGGGTGTTGTGGTAATGGGTAGGTGTTGGTTAGTTGGGGTCATAATTGTGGTGGGGTGTGCTAGTTTTCTGGGCACTGTTGGAGTAGTAGAAGGGTATCCAGCTGAGGATTTGGTGGTGAAATTGCCTGGCCAACCCAAGGTTGGGTTTAAGCAATTTGCTGGATATGTTGATGTAGATGCCAAGCATGGAAGGAGCCTCTTCTACTATTTTGTGGAGGCTGAGCAAGACCCTCACAAGAAGCCCCTCACACTTTGGCTCAATGGAG GTCCTGGATGTTCCTCCATTGGAGGAGGTGCTTTTACTGAATTGGGACCCTTTTATCCTAAAGGTGATGGACGTGGTCTCCGAAGAAATTCGATGTCTTGGAATAAAG CATCCAACCTTCTTTTTGTGGAGTCTCCAGCTGGAGTTGGTTGGTCATACTCAAATACAACTTCAGATTATAATTCTGGAGATGCCTCCACTG GACACTATATACCTCAATTAACTAATGTTTTATTGGACCATAATGCTCGTTCAACTGGTTCCAAATTCAATATTAAAGGAGTTGCT attGGAAACCCACTTTTGAGACTTGACCGGGATGCAcctgcaatttatgaatacttCTGGTCACATGGAATGATTTCTGATGAAATTGGCCTTGCCATTATGAATGATTGTGATTTTGATGATTATGTCTATGCAAGTCCTCACAATGTTTCtcaattgtgcaacaatgccaTATATGAAGCAAATCTCATTGTTGGTGATTATATAAACAACTATGAtgtaattctagatgtttgttATACATCCATTATGGAACAAGAACTCAGATTGAAAAGGATG GCAACTAAAATAAGTGTTAGTGTAGATGTGTGTATGACTCTAGAAAGACGTTTTTACTTCAATCTCCCTGAGGTCCAAAAGGCTCTTCATGCAAACCGTACAAATCTTCCTTATAGCTGGTCCATGTGTAGTCA TGTTCTAAACTACAGAGACACCGATGGTAACATCAACATCCTTCCAATTCTCAAAAGAATAGTCCAAAACCATATCCCAGTATGGGTTTTCAG CGGAGACCAAGATTCTGTTGTGCCACTATTGGGATCTCGAACACTCATTCGTGAACTAGCTCATGAATTGCAATTCAAGATTACAGTCCCATATGGGGCTTGGTTCCACAAAGGACAG GTTGGAGGTTGGGTAACTGAGTATGGAAATTTGTTGACCTTTGCCACTGTAAGAGGAGCTGCTCACATGGTACCTTATGCACAACCTTCAAGAGCACTTCATCTATTCAGTTCTTTTGTGCGTGGCAGGAGGTTGCCCAACACAACACGTCCTTCAATTGATGAATAA